Proteins encoded by one window of Fischerella sp. PCC 9605:
- a CDS encoding NHLP bacteriocin export ABC transporter permease/ATPase subunit, with the protein MRGQIYEIKANEPILLDDPSRVWVVQSGSIALFVVTIKNGVIKGTRRYLCSIGRGEALFGTAANSFQHHQILAVPIGETQLLHLQPEYFRELTTNADDRAIAWIENWLRQLSTALSYVATPAIQVKAALPARFTLNQGQTFQPELGVVCWVQLRQGTVRFLGYEELALTSAARIFPLTCAMWLEAQEEVQLTTVATSEIRNPETIFAGLSQLHTQILYCIHFLDEQEAQEELERLRDRQRLNHQVTAEALGELASTLNYQKVDFFLEGAPLLVAAGAVGKAMGVKIRPPARSENLKRVKEPLEAIVRASRVRMRRVLLRDNWWQKDCGPLVAYTHQDNRPMALLPLTPTSYEIFDPVEQNRVRVDEHIASTLAPVAYTFYRSLPDRAIKAFDILLFALKGRKRDLLVIVFTGIVVTLLGMLTPQATAIIMDNAIPDSDRGLLLQIGLGLLVAALGTALFQLTQGFAILRMETAGDASTQAAVWDRLLNLPISFFRQYTTGDLQARVSSVSTIRRQLSGRTLINLISSFFTLFYLGQLFYYNVKLALVAVAVTIVAIAVTIISGLLLVRKMHPLLEVRGNIFGQTVQLINGISKLHVAGGQERAFAAWSKNYTRQVKLELSTQKVEDAVVFFNTVMPLVTSGVLFWFTAKLLEESQTQGEIGLSLGTFLAFHTAFGNFTRGTTNLSNTVTEILQVVPQWKRTQPILQTIPEVDLSKTDPGKLIGRIVVDRVTFRYRNDGPLILDDVNIYADPGEFIALVGGSGSGKSTIFRLLLGFETPEAGSIFYDGQDLSGLDVDAVRRQLGVVLQNGQLQSASIFENIAGGAQITFDEAWEAARMAGLAEDIAVMPMEMHTVVSEGGGNLSGGQRQRLLIARALALKPRILLFDEATSALDNRTQAIVSESLEQLKVTRIAIAHRLSTIRSATRIYVLQAGRIVQQGSFEELASREGLFAELMQRQMA; encoded by the coding sequence ATGCGGGGGCAAATATACGAAATTAAAGCCAATGAACCAATACTGCTGGATGATCCTTCTAGGGTTTGGGTAGTTCAGTCCGGTTCCATAGCATTGTTTGTCGTCACTATTAAAAATGGTGTGATTAAAGGCACTCGTCGTTATCTATGTAGCATTGGTCGGGGAGAGGCTCTTTTCGGAACTGCTGCCAATTCTTTTCAGCACCATCAAATTTTGGCAGTGCCAATAGGGGAGACACAATTGCTACACCTACAGCCTGAATATTTCAGAGAATTAACAACCAATGCAGATGATAGGGCGATCGCTTGGATTGAAAATTGGTTGCGGCAACTTAGTACTGCACTCTCTTATGTTGCTACACCTGCAATTCAAGTCAAGGCTGCTTTGCCAGCACGATTTACTCTCAATCAAGGTCAGACTTTCCAACCTGAATTAGGTGTTGTCTGTTGGGTACAGTTGCGGCAAGGGACTGTCCGCTTTCTGGGGTATGAGGAACTGGCTTTAACAAGTGCAGCTAGAATTTTTCCTCTCACTTGTGCGATGTGGTTAGAAGCTCAAGAGGAGGTGCAACTTACAACTGTTGCTACTTCAGAAATTCGCAACCCAGAGACTATTTTTGCAGGATTATCCCAACTTCATACTCAAATACTCTACTGCATTCATTTCTTAGATGAACAAGAAGCACAGGAAGAATTGGAACGGTTGCGCGATCGCCAGCGTTTAAATCATCAAGTAACAGCGGAAGCTCTAGGAGAACTGGCATCAACGCTAAATTACCAAAAGGTCGATTTTTTTCTAGAAGGTGCACCTTTGTTGGTTGCTGCTGGTGCGGTAGGCAAAGCTATGGGCGTGAAAATTCGCCCTCCTGCTCGCTCCGAAAATCTTAAACGAGTAAAGGAGCCTTTGGAGGCAATTGTCCGGGCTTCAAGGGTACGAATGCGGCGGGTACTGTTGCGGGACAACTGGTGGCAGAAGGATTGCGGCCCACTAGTAGCTTACACCCACCAAGATAACCGACCGATGGCGTTGCTGCCCCTAACTCCAACTAGCTATGAAATCTTTGACCCAGTTGAGCAAAACCGCGTCAGGGTAGATGAGCACATAGCCTCTACACTGGCTCCCGTTGCTTATACGTTTTATCGGTCTTTGCCCGATCGAGCAATCAAAGCTTTCGATATACTCTTGTTTGCTCTGAAAGGACGTAAGAGAGACTTGCTTGTCATTGTATTTACTGGTATTGTCGTCACGCTTTTGGGAATGCTTACACCCCAAGCCACTGCAATTATCATGGACAACGCAATTCCAGATAGTGACAGGGGGTTATTGCTGCAAATTGGATTGGGGTTGTTGGTTGCTGCTTTGGGCACAGCCCTATTTCAGCTAACTCAGGGGTTTGCGATCTTGCGGATGGAAACAGCTGGGGACGCTTCGACTCAGGCAGCTGTATGGGATCGGTTGCTGAACTTGCCGATATCCTTTTTTCGGCAGTACACAACAGGAGATCTGCAAGCTCGCGTATCATCAGTGAGTACGATCCGTCGTCAACTCAGTGGCAGAACCCTGATTAATCTCATTAGCAGTTTCTTCACATTGTTCTACTTGGGGCAGTTATTTTACTACAACGTCAAATTAGCCCTAGTTGCTGTTGCTGTCACCATAGTGGCGATCGCTGTGACGATAATTTCTGGTTTACTTCTAGTCCGCAAAATGCATCCGCTACTGGAAGTGCGAGGAAATATTTTTGGACAGACAGTGCAGCTCATCAATGGCATTTCTAAACTGCATGTTGCTGGAGGACAAGAACGTGCCTTCGCCGCGTGGAGTAAAAACTACACTCGGCAAGTGAAGCTCGAACTGAGCACGCAAAAAGTGGAAGACGCGGTTGTTTTTTTCAATACAGTGATGCCTTTAGTCACTTCTGGAGTACTGTTCTGGTTTACCGCCAAACTGCTAGAAGAATCTCAGACTCAAGGAGAGATCGGACTATCCCTTGGCACTTTCCTGGCTTTTCACACAGCCTTTGGCAACTTTACTAGAGGAACAACAAACCTGAGCAATACAGTTACTGAAATTTTACAAGTTGTCCCGCAGTGGAAACGTACCCAGCCAATTCTGCAAACTATACCAGAAGTGGATCTCAGCAAAACCGATCCTGGTAAACTCATTGGCAGAATTGTTGTGGATCGCGTTACTTTTCGCTACCGCAATGATGGGCCACTGATACTGGATGATGTCAATATTTATGCAGACCCTGGGGAGTTTATTGCTCTTGTTGGCGGTTCTGGAAGCGGTAAATCGACTATATTCCGATTATTACTTGGATTTGAAACTCCAGAGGCAGGTAGCATATTTTACGATGGTCAAGACCTATCTGGGTTAGATGTAGATGCTGTGCGCCGACAGCTGGGTGTGGTGTTGCAAAATGGTCAACTTCAGTCAGCATCGATTTTCGAGAATATTGCTGGTGGCGCACAGATTACATTCGATGAAGCTTGGGAAGCAGCACGGATGGCTGGATTAGCCGAAGATATCGCTGTCATGCCAATGGAGATGCATACTGTGGTTAGTGAAGGTGGTGGTAATCTTTCTGGAGGACAACGCCAGCGACTATTGATTGCTCGTGCTTTGGCATTGAAACCCCGGATTTTGCTCTTTGATGAGGCTACTAGTGCTTTAGATAATAGGACTCAGGCGATTGTCAGTGAAAGTTTAGAGCAGCTGAAGGTTACTCGAATCGCGATCGCTCACCGACTGAGTACAATTCGTTCGGCTACACGCATCTATGTACTCCAAGCAGGTCGAATTGTGCAACAGGGAAGTTTTGAAGAACTGGCTTCACGCGAAGGATTATTTGCCGAGTTAATGCAAAGACAAATGGCGTAG